One genomic region from Anabaena sp. PCC 7108 encodes:
- a CDS encoding DUF4168 domain-containing protein: MSHSSVFATLTTASVIFSTLGINSKAAAQSLTVNNTEVTNYAQSVLAMEPDRQQAFEEIKKMIGEKEIPKIVCNDVNSMSSLPRKAMDIAVNYCNRSQKIVENHGLTIERFNKITVEIQNSSDLKRQVYNTLLRLQNTSDKSK, translated from the coding sequence ATGTCTCACTCCTCGGTATTTGCCACCCTCACCACTGCGAGTGTAATTTTTAGCACTTTAGGCATAAATTCCAAAGCCGCTGCTCAAAGCTTGACAGTTAACAATACAGAAGTCACTAACTATGCCCAATCTGTATTAGCAATGGAACCAGACCGTCAGCAAGCCTTTGAGGAAATTAAAAAAATGATTGGAGAAAAAGAAATCCCCAAGATAGTTTGTAACGACGTAAACAGTATGAGTTCTCTCCCCAGAAAAGCAATGGACATTGCGGTTAATTATTGCAACCGTTCTCAGAAAATTGTTGAAAATCATGGACTCACCATTGAGCGGTTCAACAAAATTACTGTAGAAATCCAAAACAGCAGTGATTTAAAGCGTCAGGTCTACAATACATTATTACGTCTGCAAAATACCTCTGACAAAAGTAAGTAG